One genomic segment of Dehalogenimonas alkenigignens includes these proteins:
- a CDS encoding methyltransferase domain-containing protein — protein sequence MLAEALERIGLYCTSCRQTDDRIVQYRLSCRPDETEGHHIISGSLECPNCGARYPIRNGVPRFIEGINSTEIQLNQYLDSHYGSTNAVYWNKITGTPRPGGPHLDAGCGVGRYTFESARHASLAVGVDANSSYLEAAAAIQRKGRANFRKKHRAMADREVESEFVPPENVIFVLADIHNPPFLMETFDSVSALNVIDSVAQPLLALGQMDAALKPGGRLLLSSPYTWTESISKGWLETPEQAPHAFVLDLLTGNALPWCGFRYRILSETSGIEWRLQAQDTMAYVYSVDLIEAEKI from the coding sequence ATGCTGGCGGAGGCGCTGGAGAGGATCGGGCTTTACTGTACGTCATGCCGCCAGACGGACGATCGGATAGTCCAGTACCGTCTCAGCTGCCGGCCCGACGAAACTGAAGGGCATCACATTATCTCCGGTAGCCTGGAATGTCCCAATTGCGGCGCCCGCTATCCAATCAGGAACGGCGTACCGCGGTTCATCGAAGGCATAAATTCCACTGAAATTCAACTCAACCAGTATTTAGATTCCCACTATGGAAGCACCAACGCCGTTTACTGGAACAAGATCACCGGCACGCCGCGCCCCGGCGGGCCGCACCTCGACGCCGGCTGCGGTGTGGGGCGCTATACCTTCGAATCCGCCCGCCACGCGTCTCTAGCCGTCGGAGTAGACGCCAACTCCAGCTACCTGGAGGCGGCCGCCGCCATCCAGCGCAAAGGCCGGGCGAACTTCCGCAAAAAGCACCGGGCGATGGCCGACAGAGAGGTTGAATCCGAATTTGTTCCGCCGGAAAATGTAATTTTTGTCCTGGCCGATATTCATAATCCGCCGTTCCTGATGGAGACCTTCGATTCGGTCAGCGCCCTGAATGTCATCGATTCCGTGGCGCAGCCGCTTCTGGCTTTAGGCCAAATGGACGCGGCTCTGAAGCCGGGCGGCCGGCTGCTGCTCAGTTCTCCTTACACCTGGACTGAAAGCATCAGCAAAGGATGGCTGGAAACCCCGGAGCAGGCGCCCCACGCTTTCGTCCTCGACTTATTGACCGGCAACGCACTGCCCTGGTGCGGTTTCCGCTACCGGATTCTGAGTGAAACAAGCGGCATCGAGTGGCGTCTTCAGGCGCAGGACACCATGGCTTACGTATATTCCGTCGACCTTATAGAAGCGGAAAAAATCTAG
- a CDS encoding PAAR domain-containing protein, producing the protein MTEMDRRRFLVLSMVSTLGITLSGCAGFSDDMTLDEILEKIREALSSDDDGDEDTNGPVKLAIRYPAGRSENVFVSGWSFGATCSVNGTDMSHNVRWSGTASFSPEIGATTRPTFNSAGSNRLTVSIEVGGKKYEKSINVNAVSSAGYAAIGDKAQCPDDAHGCPACPHPTIGPIISGSPNVLINGRPAARVGDRGVHAACCGPNTYEITSAGPDSNVTINGRRAVRIGAETRHCGGTGQVITAGSG; encoded by the coding sequence ATGACTGAGATGGACCGCAGGAGATTTCTGGTTTTATCGATGGTGTCAACTCTGGGTATCACCTTGAGCGGGTGCGCCGGGTTCAGCGATGACATGACGCTTGATGAGATACTTGAGAAAATCCGCGAAGCCCTGAGCAGTGACGATGATGGGGATGAGGACACCAATGGCCCGGTTAAACTGGCGATAAGATACCCTGCCGGCCGGAGCGAGAACGTGTTCGTCAGCGGTTGGAGTTTCGGCGCCACCTGTTCGGTCAACGGCACGGATATGTCCCATAATGTGAGATGGAGCGGCACCGCGTCTTTCAGCCCTGAAATAGGTGCCACCACCCGCCCGACTTTCAATTCCGCCGGCTCCAACCGGCTCACAGTATCTATTGAAGTGGGCGGGAAAAAATACGAGAAATCCATCAACGTCAACGCCGTGTCATCCGCAGGATATGCGGCGATAGGAGATAAAGCGCAATGCCCTGACGACGCGCATGGCTGCCCCGCCTGCCCTCATCCGACGATTGGGCCGATCATCAGCGGCAGTCCCAACGTCCTGATCAACGGCCGACCGGCAGCCCGGGTAGGCGACCGGGGCGTCCACGCCGCCTGCTGCGGGCCCAACACATACGAAATTACCAGCGCCGGTCCCGATTCCAACGTGACGATCAATGGACGGCGGGCGGTTCGGATCGGGGCTGAGACCCGGCACTGCGGCGGGACAGGGCAAGTAATCACCGCCGGTTCCGGGTGA
- the glyA gene encoding serine hydroxymethyltransferase: protein MTRLRFDDPDIYHAIAAEDTRQQETINLIASENYASRAILQAQGSSLTNKYAEGYPGRRYYGGCHNMDTIETIAIERAKELFKAEHANVQPHSGAQANMAAYFALIKPGDTIMGMSLSHGGHLTHGAKANFTGKMYNVVAYGLDQATERIDYAGMEKLADEAQPKIIMAGASAYPRIIDFERIRHTCDRVGAKMVVDIAHIAGLVAAGVHPSPVPYADIVTSTTHKTLRGPRGGFILCKQEYAHAIDSAVFPGVQGGPLMHVLAGKAVAFREAATPEFAQYARQVVVNTAVLGRELEKFGFRLVSGGTDNHLVLLDLTAAGVNGKDAEEALGRCNIVVNRNTVPFIVNQKATAPAGMRLGTAAVTTRGFGEAEMVRIASWINEVISKFGSLEIEERIAAEVKTLTAGFPVPGITD from the coding sequence GTGACCAGACTGCGTTTTGACGACCCCGATATTTACCACGCCATCGCCGCCGAAGATACCCGCCAGCAGGAAACGATAAACCTCATCGCCTCGGAAAACTATGCTTCCAGGGCTATTCTCCAGGCTCAGGGCTCATCCCTGACCAACAAATACGCCGAAGGCTACCCCGGCCGGCGTTACTACGGCGGCTGCCACAACATGGACACCATCGAGACCATCGCCATCGAACGGGCCAAAGAACTGTTCAAGGCGGAGCATGCCAACGTCCAGCCCCACTCCGGCGCCCAGGCCAACATGGCGGCTTACTTCGCCCTGATCAAGCCCGGCGATACCATCATGGGCATGAGCCTGTCCCACGGAGGCCACCTGACCCACGGCGCCAAGGCCAACTTCACCGGCAAAATGTACAACGTGGTGGCCTACGGCCTGGATCAGGCGACGGAGCGCATAGACTACGCCGGTATGGAGAAACTGGCGGATGAGGCGCAGCCCAAGATCATCATGGCCGGCGCCTCGGCTTATCCCCGGATCATCGACTTCGAGCGCATCAGGCACACCTGCGACCGCGTCGGCGCTAAAATGGTGGTGGACATCGCCCACATCGCCGGCCTGGTAGCGGCCGGCGTCCATCCGTCGCCGGTGCCTTACGCCGACATCGTCACCTCAACGACCCATAAAACCCTCCGCGGCCCGCGCGGCGGATTCATCCTGTGCAAGCAGGAATACGCCCACGCCATTGATTCGGCGGTCTTCCCCGGCGTCCAGGGCGGGCCGCTGATGCACGTCCTGGCCGGCAAGGCCGTCGCCTTCCGCGAAGCCGCGACGCCGGAGTTCGCCCAGTACGCCAGGCAGGTGGTGGTCAACACCGCCGTGCTGGGTCGGGAACTGGAGAAATTCGGCTTCCGGCTGGTATCCGGCGGCACCGACAACCACCTGGTGCTGCTTGACCTCACCGCGGCCGGAGTCAACGGTAAAGACGCCGAAGAGGCGCTGGGTCGCTGCAACATCGTAGTCAACCGCAACACGGTCCCGTTCATCGTCAACCAGAAGGCCACCGCGCCCGCCGGCATGCGGCTGGGGACGGCGGCGGTCACCACTCGCGGCTTCGGCGAGGCGGAAATGGTCAGAATCGCCTCCTGGATCAATGAAGTCATCAGCAAATTCGGCAGCTTAGAAATAGAGGAACGCATCGCCGCCGAAGTAAAAACCCTGACGGCCGGATTCCCGGTTCCCGGTATCACCGATTAG
- a CDS encoding ribose-phosphate diphosphokinase: MDELKVFTGNAHPALAKAVVEYLGIPLGGSQVFQFSNENIFVKILDNVRNRDTFIVQPFSTPVNQSILELLIMIDALKRASAGRITAVIPYYAYGRTDKKDQPRVPITARLLADLLTVAGANRVLTVDLHAAQIQGFFNIPVDELSAINLLTGYIKKKELANLVVVATDIGISKRARDFAAKLNAPLAIIEKRRVGNEDKTETLNIIGEVKGRIALTVDDEIDTAGSLVNSVKTLLEAGATEVYACCTHPILSGPAIKRIEASAVREVIVTDTVPVPPEKRTGKIIVLPVAPLLGEAIHRIHTGLSVGAMFQQE; the protein is encoded by the coding sequence ATGGATGAATTGAAGGTATTCACCGGCAACGCCCACCCGGCGCTGGCCAAAGCCGTCGTCGAGTACCTGGGCATTCCGCTGGGCGGCAGCCAGGTGTTCCAGTTCTCCAACGAGAATATCTTCGTAAAAATCCTGGACAACGTGCGCAACCGCGATACTTTCATCGTTCAGCCGTTTTCGACTCCAGTTAACCAGAGCATACTGGAACTCCTGATCATGATCGACGCCTTAAAACGGGCCTCGGCCGGCCGGATCACCGCCGTCATCCCTTACTATGCTTACGGCCGCACCGATAAAAAAGATCAGCCCCGCGTGCCAATCACGGCCCGCCTGCTGGCGGACCTGTTGACCGTAGCCGGCGCCAACCGCGTGCTCACCGTGGACCTGCACGCCGCCCAGATACAGGGCTTTTTCAACATCCCGGTCGATGAACTGTCGGCCATCAACCTGCTGACCGGCTACATTAAGAAGAAAGAGTTGGCCAATCTGGTGGTGGTAGCCACCGATATCGGTATTTCCAAACGGGCCCGCGACTTCGCCGCCAAGCTGAACGCGCCGCTGGCCATCATCGAGAAGCGCCGCGTCGGCAACGAGGACAAGACAGAGACGCTGAACATCATCGGTGAAGTCAAAGGCCGGATCGCCCTGACCGTTGACGACGAGATCGACACCGCCGGCTCTCTGGTCAATTCTGTTAAGACCCTGCTCGAGGCCGGCGCCACCGAGGTCTATGCCTGCTGCACCCACCCCATCCTCTCAGGGCCGGCCATCAAGCGGATTGAAGCCTCGGCGGTCAGGGAAGTAATCGTCACCGACACCGTGCCAGTGCCGCCCGAGAAACGAACCGGCAAAATTATCGTTCTTCCCGTTGCGCCCCTGCTGGGAGAAGCCATCCACCGCATTCACACCGGCCTTTCGGTCGGCGCTATGTTCCAGCAGGAATGA
- a CDS encoding J domain-containing protein has protein sequence MKPTAAPSFEEITKARLLLNLGEAATLKEIKSAYRRLSHRLHPDKQGEAPAMARLNKAYETLMSYVEDYAYGFTEAEFFRRYPRAEHLDRFFEGGF, from the coding sequence ATGAAGCCGACTGCAGCCCCGAGTTTCGAAGAAATAACGAAAGCCCGCCTTCTTCTGAACCTGGGAGAGGCAGCCACCTTAAAGGAAATCAAATCCGCCTACCGGCGCCTGTCGCATCGGCTCCACCCCGATAAACAGGGAGAGGCTCCCGCGATGGCCAGACTAAACAAGGCTTATGAAACCCTGATGAGCTATGTCGAGGATTATGCTTACGGATTCACCGAAGCCGAGTTCTTCCGAAGATACCCCCGGGCCGAGCATCTTGACCGATTTTTCGAGGGCGGCTTTTAG
- the mutL gene encoding DNA mismatch repair endonuclease MutL translates to MPIRVLDPRTVARIAAGEVVERPASAVKELLENSLDAGARRIDIEIKGGGAALIRVADDGCGIPSDELSLAFTRHATSKIVSFDDLSTLETLGFRGEALASIAAVADIEVTSAVSGAFAGSRLTLGAGHHEKIVPAARACGTTISVTHLFKEVPARLKFLKSDATETGHIVNTVANYAMAYPGIKFRLSVDGREILSTPGSGRLRDVAAEVLGGDIAARMIEAAAAEGLFTVGGLVSPPDASRANRSGMYFFVNRRWIRNSMLSRAVEEAYRGLLTVGRYPVAVVNLVLPPSDIDINIHPAKTEIKFREDGKVFDFVRRAARDALLCGSPVPAIEAQTPAAGETAAPYRPGVFKPSPSADDFFTRAKALSSESGPIFSQALPALRPLGQLAGCYILAEGPDGLYIIDQHAAHERIMYEKVLVERANRSPSSQALLEPQNVELSPAEAGRYPVLTPVLSECGFVTEAFGGRSILVRAIPQALSGGDWRTALREFLNSPESVSRGEERLAELIACHSAVRAGKTLSIDEIRVLLLDLEKAKVPNTCPHGRPTLLKLDSAALERHFKRA, encoded by the coding sequence ATGCCCATCCGCGTTCTCGACCCCCGGACCGTGGCCAGGATTGCCGCCGGAGAGGTGGTTGAGCGGCCGGCTTCGGCGGTCAAAGAACTGCTGGAGAACTCTCTCGACGCCGGCGCCCGGCGCATCGATATCGAAATCAAAGGCGGCGGCGCCGCCCTGATCAGGGTGGCCGACGACGGCTGCGGTATCCCGTCGGACGAGCTATCATTGGCTTTCACTCGCCACGCCACATCCAAAATCGTATCTTTCGATGATCTCTCGACGCTTGAGACCCTGGGGTTTCGCGGCGAGGCACTGGCTTCGATCGCCGCCGTCGCTGACATCGAGGTTACCAGCGCCGTCTCCGGGGCGTTTGCAGGCAGTCGTTTGACATTGGGCGCCGGTCATCATGAAAAAATCGTACCTGCCGCCCGGGCTTGCGGCACCACCATCTCCGTCACCCATCTGTTCAAAGAGGTGCCCGCCCGTCTCAAATTCCTCAAATCCGATGCTACCGAGACCGGTCATATCGTGAACACGGTCGCCAACTACGCCATGGCTTACCCCGGCATAAAGTTTCGCCTTTCGGTCGACGGTCGGGAAATCCTGTCTACGCCGGGCAGCGGCCGGCTGCGCGATGTCGCCGCCGAGGTCCTCGGCGGCGACATCGCCGCCCGGATGATTGAAGCCGCCGCCGCCGAGGGATTATTTACTGTCGGCGGTCTGGTCTCTCCCCCGGACGCCTCCCGCGCCAATCGCAGCGGGATGTACTTTTTCGTCAACCGACGCTGGATCAGGAACAGCATGCTGTCCAGGGCGGTCGAGGAGGCTTACCGCGGCTTGCTTACTGTCGGTCGTTATCCGGTGGCGGTCGTCAACCTCGTGCTGCCGCCGTCGGACATCGATATCAACATCCATCCCGCCAAGACCGAGATAAAATTCCGAGAGGACGGCAAGGTCTTCGACTTCGTGCGGCGGGCGGCGCGGGACGCGCTGCTGTGCGGATCTCCTGTACCGGCTATCGAGGCCCAAACTCCCGCTGCCGGTGAAACCGCAGCGCCCTACCGGCCGGGAGTTTTCAAGCCGTCACCCTCGGCGGATGATTTTTTCACCCGGGCGAAGGCATTATCATCGGAGTCGGGACCAATCTTTTCACAGGCTCTGCCGGCGCTGCGCCCGCTGGGACAGTTGGCCGGCTGCTATATCCTGGCCGAAGGCCCGGACGGGCTGTACATCATTGACCAGCACGCCGCCCACGAGCGAATTATGTATGAAAAGGTACTGGTGGAACGGGCAAACCGCTCGCCGTCGTCGCAAGCCCTGTTGGAGCCGCAGAATGTCGAGCTCTCCCCGGCCGAGGCTGGCCGCTATCCGGTATTAACACCGGTGCTTTCCGAATGTGGCTTCGTGACCGAGGCATTCGGCGGCCGCAGTATCCTCGTCCGCGCCATACCCCAGGCCCTGTCCGGAGGCGACTGGCGAACAGCCCTGCGTGAATTCCTGAACTCGCCGGAGTCCGTCTCCCGCGGCGAGGAACGGTTGGCCGAACTCATCGCCTGTCATTCAGCAGTGCGGGCGGGCAAGACACTCTCCATTGATGAGATCCGGGTGTTGCTGCTCGATCTGGAGAAGGCTAAAGTTCCCAACACCTGCCCCCACGGCCGCCCAACCCTGCTCAAACTGGATTCCGCGGCGCTGGAACGGCATTTCAAGCGCGCTTGA
- a CDS encoding UvrD-helicase domain-containing protein, with product MDLLKDLNPAQRKAAEAISGPILILAGPGSGKTRVITYRIAYLVRTVGVNPHRILAVTFTNKAAREMRERLERLLAGSVKDMTLGTFHAICAGILRRDGEAIGIQREFVIFDADDQEKLLKQAAADANVDPKQYPVGKITAAISSAKSQMTTPEKFRENARNYFDEIVARVYERYEKMLRQNNAVDFDDLLLKTVFLFKRHPEILKRYQERYVHLLVDEFQDTNLVQYELVKLLAGRHRNVAVVGDPDQSIYSWRAADLRNVFNFERDFPDAQIYYLEQNYRSTAKILQVASSVIADNRARKDIKLWTENEPGDPVCLLEAYNEQEEAQMVVREAERLTGSKKYRLSDIAVMYRTNAQSRALEEAFIRYGVPYKLVAGTRFYERREVKDLIAYFRLIHNPADSVSLMRIINVPTRGLGEKSIVEMQAWARGRGLSLFEALEASSTAVDKPPLTARALASFDIFYKLIQGFIEDSRQMPFLEFFDRVLERSGYQAYLKVQPDGEERLENIAELRTVAEPFNGLPPGEALSPFLESVSLVSDLDNLDETEGGVTLITLHQAKGLEFPVVFIVGLEEGVLPHFRSFDDPAQMEEERRLCYVGVTRAKRRLYLLRAFRRSLMGGSTVNEPSRFLEAIPSNLTTEAVSPNEPVQPLIPLQKKLYQYAERPPQAQAAQVSKSAAPGLSRTHVRPSAPAYKTGDQVRHPVFGDGVVISTLPVKDDHEIVVSFKDRGLKKLLLSFAKLEKT from the coding sequence ATCGACCTCTTGAAAGATCTCAACCCCGCTCAGCGCAAAGCCGCCGAAGCTATTTCAGGACCCATTCTCATCCTGGCAGGTCCCGGCTCCGGCAAGACACGGGTTATTACCTACCGCATCGCCTACCTGGTGCGGACGGTCGGCGTCAACCCGCACCGTATCCTGGCGGTGACCTTTACCAACAAGGCGGCGCGGGAGATGCGAGAAAGGCTTGAGCGCCTCCTGGCAGGTTCGGTCAAAGATATGACCCTGGGCACTTTCCATGCCATCTGTGCCGGCATCCTGCGGCGCGATGGCGAGGCTATCGGCATCCAGCGTGAGTTCGTTATCTTCGACGCCGACGACCAGGAAAAACTGCTCAAACAGGCCGCCGCAGACGCCAACGTCGATCCCAAGCAGTATCCGGTAGGCAAGATAACCGCGGCCATCAGCTCCGCCAAGAGCCAGATGACCACGCCGGAGAAATTCCGCGAGAACGCCAGGAACTACTTCGACGAAATAGTCGCCCGGGTCTATGAGCGGTACGAGAAGATGCTGCGCCAAAACAATGCGGTGGACTTCGACGACCTGCTCCTCAAGACCGTTTTTCTATTCAAACGCCACCCGGAGATACTGAAACGCTATCAGGAGCGCTACGTCCACCTGCTGGTGGACGAGTTCCAGGACACCAATCTGGTACAGTACGAACTGGTCAAACTTCTGGCCGGCCGCCACCGCAACGTGGCTGTGGTCGGCGATCCTGACCAGTCCATCTACTCGTGGCGGGCCGCAGACCTCCGGAACGTCTTCAATTTCGAGCGGGACTTTCCGGACGCCCAGATTTACTACCTGGAGCAGAACTATCGTTCGACCGCAAAGATTCTCCAAGTTGCATCCAGCGTAATCGCCGACAACCGCGCCCGGAAAGACATCAAACTGTGGACGGAAAACGAACCGGGCGACCCAGTCTGCCTGCTTGAAGCTTACAACGAGCAGGAAGAAGCCCAAATGGTGGTGCGCGAGGCAGAGAGGCTGACCGGGTCGAAAAAATACCGGCTCTCGGACATCGCCGTGATGTACCGCACCAACGCCCAATCCCGCGCCCTGGAAGAGGCTTTCATCCGCTACGGGGTGCCTTACAAGCTGGTGGCCGGTACCCGCTTCTACGAGCGGCGCGAGGTCAAAGATTTAATCGCCTATTTCAGGCTCATCCACAACCCGGCCGATTCCGTCTCCCTCATGCGTATTATCAATGTGCCCACACGCGGCCTGGGCGAGAAATCCATCGTCGAGATGCAGGCCTGGGCCCGCGGGAGGGGGCTGTCGCTATTCGAAGCCCTTGAGGCTTCATCGACCGCCGTGGATAAGCCGCCGCTCACCGCCCGGGCGCTGGCCTCGTTCGATATCTTCTATAAGCTGATCCAGGGATTTATCGAAGACAGCCGCCAGATGCCTTTTCTGGAGTTCTTCGACCGGGTGCTGGAACGCAGCGGCTACCAGGCTTACTTGAAGGTGCAGCCCGACGGCGAGGAGCGGCTGGAAAACATCGCCGAGCTTCGGACGGTAGCCGAACCATTCAACGGTTTACCCCCGGGTGAGGCGCTGTCGCCTTTCCTGGAGAGCGTTAGCCTGGTTTCCGACCTCGACAATCTGGACGAGACTGAGGGCGGCGTAACCCTGATCACCCTGCACCAGGCCAAGGGGCTGGAGTTCCCGGTGGTTTTTATCGTCGGTCTGGAGGAGGGAGTGCTGCCGCATTTCCGCTCCTTCGACGACCCTGCCCAAATGGAGGAGGAGCGGCGGTTGTGCTATGTCGGCGTGACCCGCGCCAAACGGCGGCTGTACCTCTTGCGCGCTTTCCGCCGCAGCCTGATGGGCGGCAGCACGGTCAACGAGCCTTCCCGCTTCCTGGAAGCCATTCCATCGAACTTGACCACCGAGGCGGTCTCCCCCAACGAACCGGTGCAGCCGCTCATCCCGCTCCAGAAGAAACTCTACCAGTATGCCGAGCGGCCGCCGCAGGCCCAGGCGGCTCAGGTATCGAAATCTGCGGCCCCGGGGCTGTCTCGAACGCACGTCAGGCCTTCGGCGCCGGCCTACAAGACCGGCGACCAGGTGCGCCACCCGGTCTTCGGCGACGGCGTGGTCATCAGCACCCTGCCGGTCAAGGACGACCATGAGATCGTCGTTTCTTTCAAAGACAGGGGTCTTAAAAAACTGCTGCTGTCTTTCGCTAAGCTGGAGAAGACCTGA
- a CDS encoding zinc ribbon domain-containing protein — MAFCTSCGNTTSPNDKFCANCGQPTALPPAPEVPELSAANQALAAAPLTAAPPKRGGLGTAGIILSIILVLALGFGGFAAWQWMDNSSQVKDLTAANESLTSEKADLSSQVTNLSSQVQTLTSDKSKLEADKAALTQQVNDYKAKYPLKNFATEFALQSWLLNAITKLNPLDDYPDQYYMLQRLAETDGYFLSVAIWEDDQFYYPELYAVAGNVVYVCYEDGSIYPSFYLP, encoded by the coding sequence ATGGCATTCTGCACATCCTGCGGTAATACAACCAGCCCCAACGACAAATTCTGCGCCAATTGCGGCCAGCCTACGGCACTTCCACCGGCTCCCGAAGTTCCGGAACTCTCAGCCGCGAATCAAGCCCTTGCGGCTGCCCCCTTGACAGCCGCGCCGCCTAAGCGCGGCGGTTTAGGGACGGCGGGAATCATCCTTTCGATCATCCTGGTATTGGCACTGGGATTCGGCGGCTTTGCCGCCTGGCAGTGGATGGATAACTCCAGCCAGGTTAAAGACCTCACTGCCGCCAATGAAAGCCTGACCTCTGAAAAAGCCGATCTATCGTCCCAGGTAACCAACCTGTCAAGCCAGGTTCAAACGCTAACCAGCGATAAATCGAAGCTGGAAGCAGACAAGGCGGCTTTGACCCAGCAGGTCAACGATTATAAGGCTAAATACCCTCTTAAGAACTTCGCAACCGAGTTTGCTCTGCAAAGCTGGCTGCTCAATGCCATCACCAAACTCAATCCACTCGACGACTACCCGGACCAGTACTATATGCTGCAGCGCCTTGCCGAGACGGACGGGTACTTCCTGTCAGTCGCCATATGGGAAGACGATCAATTCTATTATCCGGAGCTCTACGCCGTGGCAGGTAACGTCGTGTACGTATGTTACGAGGACGGCAGCATATATCCTTCGTTCTACTTGCCTTAG
- the pyrR gene encoding bifunctional pyr operon transcriptional regulator/uracil phosphoribosyltransferase PyrR produces the protein MPVKTVMTAEDMRRTLSRMAHEIVERNRDIKSLVLVGMQTRGVPLANRLAGLIADFEKVQVPVGALDFSLYRDDLNRRNFQPQVKSTDIPVDVEGKVIILVDDVLYTGRSTRAAMDALIDYGRPRVIQLAVLIDRGHRELPIRADYVGKNIPSAASEDVRVKLAETDGGDEVLIA, from the coding sequence ATGCCAGTAAAAACGGTGATGACGGCCGAGGACATGCGGCGGACGCTGTCCCGCATGGCCCACGAGATCGTCGAGCGCAACAGGGACATAAAGTCGCTCGTTCTGGTTGGGATGCAGACCCGCGGCGTACCGCTGGCCAACCGCCTGGCCGGGCTTATCGCCGACTTTGAAAAAGTCCAGGTACCGGTGGGCGCCCTGGATTTCTCTCTCTACCGCGACGACTTGAACCGCCGCAACTTCCAGCCGCAGGTCAAGTCCACCGATATCCCTGTCGATGTTGAGGGCAAGGTCATCATCCTGGTCGACGACGTTCTCTACACCGGCCGTTCCACCCGCGCCGCAATGGACGCGCTCATCGATTACGGACGGCCGCGGGTTATCCAATTGGCGGTGCTAATCGACCGCGGTCACCGCGAACTGCCGATCCGTGCTGATTACGTCGGTAAAAACATCCCTTCGGCGGCGTCCGAAGATGTCAGAGTAAAACTCGCCGAAACCGACGGCGGCGATGAAGTACTCATCGCCTGA
- a CDS encoding aspartate carbamoyltransferase catalytic subunit, producing MLDEIAAKPNAWNHRHLLDVDDFSPEEFQLVFETADAMREILARPIKKVPALRGQTVVNLFYENSTRTRASFEIAAKNLSAEVLNVTSTASSIAKGESLIDTLKTLEALGANIIVMRHNLSGAPHVAAKYSKASIINAGDGWHAHPTQALLDLYTIRKHKGNLNGLKAAIIGDVRHSRVAHSNIWGMTRLGMKVTVCGPPTLLPYGLDNPGGLFPEVRVETDVEKAVEDADVVMALRLQRERQQSGLLPSVAEYVRRFQVSQERLKRAKSEVLVMHPGPVNEDIELAAESAYGDKSVINEQVQNGVAVRMAVLYLLAGKQGEL from the coding sequence ATGCTAGATGAAATCGCGGCTAAGCCGAACGCCTGGAACCACCGCCACCTCCTCGATGTCGATGATTTTTCACCGGAAGAATTTCAGCTTGTGTTCGAGACCGCTGATGCGATGAGAGAAATACTTGCCCGGCCGATCAAGAAGGTACCGGCGTTGCGCGGCCAAACGGTGGTCAACCTCTTCTATGAAAACTCCACCCGTACCCGGGCTTCGTTCGAAATCGCCGCCAAGAATCTGTCTGCCGAGGTTTTGAACGTTACCTCCACAGCCTCCTCCATCGCCAAAGGCGAAAGTCTCATCGACACCCTGAAAACGCTGGAAGCACTGGGAGCCAACATCATCGTCATGCGCCACAACCTCTCCGGCGCGCCTCATGTCGCCGCTAAATACAGCAAAGCCAGCATCATCAACGCCGGAGACGGTTGGCATGCTCACCCAACTCAAGCCCTGCTCGACCTTTATACCATCAGAAAACACAAAGGCAATCTCAACGGACTGAAAGCTGCCATTATCGGCGACGTCCGCCACAGCCGGGTAGCCCACTCCAACATCTGGGGCATGACCCGATTGGGCATGAAAGTCACCGTTTGCGGCCCGCCGACCCTCCTACCTTACGGTCTGGACAATCCGGGCGGGCTTTTCCCCGAGGTCCGCGTCGAGACAGATGTCGAAAAAGCCGTCGAGGATGCCGATGTGGTCATGGCTTTAAGGCTGCAACGAGAGCGCCAGCAAAGCGGCCTCCTGCCCTCGGTAGCGGAGTACGTGCGGCGGTTCCAGGTCAGCCAGGAAAGGCTGAAGAGAGCTAAAAGCGAAGTCCTGGTGATGCACCCCGGCCCGGTCAACGAGGACATTGAACTGGCTGCGGAATCAGCCTACGGCGATAAATCGGTCATTAACGAACAGGTGCAGAACGGCGTCGCTGTCCGCATGGCAGTTCTGTATCTTCTGGCCGGGAAGCAAGGCGAGCTATGA